A genomic window from Streptomyces mirabilis includes:
- a CDS encoding SpoIIE family protein phosphatase, with the protein MVGVSDWQGSVQAPAGRRTPVGRPLLSLTLASMMEEVHAHSGAVYLLTPGEAVLEMAVMAGMPRSFAAPWERVGLNAPIPVAVAVRERRLVWVGGEEEMAHRFPRIAVVLPYPFALAALPVATAGTVYGAVFVTWPGSHPQDLSDRERDHLTASCARLALRLERAAAERRPVHPEPDLLAPSAAPATGALGTLEAARMVARLPYGLCALDLNGRVSFANAATADMLGVPVSELLGTQLWASVPWLNDPVYEDRYRAALISQHVTSFVALRPPGDWLSFRLYPSTTGLSVRISRARAVAEMGRVESRHGEDDTTPRLVTISQVLSLAGALTQAAGVEDVVQLVADEIAPAVGSKALVVLGSRSGRLHVLGHRGYADAHIVERWHGVPLSAQTPGTQALKTGVPTFFDSRQQLERLYPDRSATPDGMAAWAYLPLIASGRPVGTCVLGYAEPHIFPAEERAVLTSLCGLIAQALERALLYDAKLQLAHGLQAALLPHSLPALPSIEAAARYLPATQGMEIGGDFYDLVPSHGLAAAVIGDVQGHNVTAAGLMGQIRTAVRAYTTVGQPPEEVMRSTNRLLIDLGAELFASCLYLRLDPAREVAVMSRAGHPPPLLLRPDGRVRVLDLAGGPLLGIDAAATYPTTEVPLVPGSVLVLYTDGLIESPGVDIEDALADLGRKLAEGGDLSLNALADRLVEQTGAVTQERLDDVALLLLRVRPHE; encoded by the coding sequence GTGGTCGGCGTGTCCGACTGGCAGGGGTCCGTACAGGCGCCGGCGGGTCGGCGGACGCCGGTCGGGCGGCCGCTGCTGTCGCTGACGCTGGCCTCGATGATGGAGGAGGTCCACGCACACTCCGGGGCGGTGTACCTGCTGACGCCGGGTGAGGCCGTGCTGGAGATGGCGGTCATGGCGGGCATGCCCAGGTCGTTCGCGGCGCCGTGGGAGCGGGTGGGGCTCAACGCGCCGATCCCGGTCGCCGTGGCGGTGCGCGAGCGGCGGCTGGTCTGGGTCGGTGGCGAGGAGGAGATGGCTCACCGCTTCCCGCGGATCGCCGTGGTCCTGCCGTACCCCTTCGCGCTGGCCGCCCTCCCGGTGGCGACCGCGGGCACCGTGTACGGCGCCGTCTTCGTGACCTGGCCCGGCTCGCATCCCCAGGACCTCTCCGACCGGGAGCGCGACCATCTCACCGCGTCCTGCGCCCGGCTCGCGCTGCGTCTGGAGCGGGCGGCGGCGGAGCGGCGTCCGGTCCATCCCGAGCCGGATCTGTTGGCACCGTCCGCGGCTCCGGCCACCGGCGCGCTCGGCACGCTGGAGGCGGCGCGGATGGTGGCGCGGTTGCCGTACGGGCTGTGTGCCCTGGACCTGAACGGCCGGGTCAGTTTCGCCAACGCCGCGACGGCGGACATGCTAGGCGTCCCGGTCAGCGAGCTGCTGGGCACCCAGCTGTGGGCGTCGGTGCCCTGGCTCAACGACCCCGTCTACGAGGACCGTTACCGGGCCGCGCTGATCAGCCAGCACGTGACGTCGTTCGTCGCGCTGCGGCCGCCCGGCGACTGGCTGTCGTTCCGGCTCTATCCGAGTACGACCGGACTGAGCGTGCGCATCTCCCGGGCCCGGGCGGTGGCCGAGATGGGGCGTGTCGAGTCGCGGCACGGTGAGGACGACACCACCCCGCGCCTGGTGACCATCAGCCAGGTGCTGAGCCTGGCCGGCGCGCTCACCCAGGCGGCGGGGGTCGAGGACGTGGTGCAGCTGGTGGCGGACGAGATCGCGCCGGCCGTCGGCAGCAAGGCCCTGGTGGTCCTCGGCTCGCGATCCGGCCGCCTGCACGTGCTCGGCCACCGGGGGTACGCGGACGCGCACATCGTGGAGCGCTGGCACGGGGTGCCACTGAGCGCGCAGACTCCGGGCACCCAGGCCCTCAAGACCGGGGTGCCGACGTTCTTCGACTCCCGTCAGCAGCTGGAGCGCCTCTACCCGGACCGGAGCGCGACGCCCGACGGGATGGCGGCGTGGGCGTATCTGCCGCTGATCGCGTCCGGACGGCCGGTGGGCACCTGCGTCCTCGGGTACGCGGAACCTCACATCTTCCCGGCGGAGGAGCGTGCCGTGCTGACCAGCCTCTGCGGTCTGATCGCGCAGGCCCTGGAGCGGGCCCTGCTCTACGACGCCAAGCTGCAGCTGGCGCACGGTCTGCAGGCCGCGCTCTTGCCGCACTCGTTGCCCGCGCTGCCCTCGATCGAGGCGGCCGCGCGCTATCTCCCGGCCACTCAGGGGATGGAGATCGGCGGGGACTTCTACGACCTGGTGCCCTCGCACGGTCTGGCCGCCGCGGTCATCGGTGACGTGCAGGGGCACAACGTGACGGCGGCGGGCCTGATGGGGCAGATCCGCACGGCCGTACGGGCGTACACGACCGTCGGTCAGCCGCCGGAGGAGGTCATGCGCAGCACCAACCGGCTGCTGATCGACCTGGGGGCCGAGCTGTTCGCGAGCTGTCTCTATCTGCGTCTCGACCCTGCGCGCGAGGTGGCCGTCATGTCGCGCGCGGGTCATCCGCCCCCGCTGCTGCTGCGGCCGGACGGACGGGTCCGGGTGCTCGACCTGGCCGGTGGGCCACTGCTGGGGATCGACGCGGCCGCCACGTATCCGACGACCGAGGTGCCGCTCGTCCCCGGTTCGGTCCTCGTCCTGTACACCGACGGTCTGATCGAGTCGCCCGGCGTGGACATCGAGGACGCCCTGGCCGACCTCGGTCGCAAACTCGCCGAGGGCGGTGACCTGTCGCTGAACGCGCTGGCCGACCGTCTCGTCGAGCAGACCGGGGCGGTGACGCAGGAGCGGCTCGACGACGTGGCGCTGCTTCTGTTGCGGGTGCGTCCGCACGAGTGA
- a CDS encoding SpoIIE family protein phosphatase encodes MVSEGAAERGKRTLRAELALKTPTPDLDPRERQRRVLEHALVFAGASVVAVYSPTESGDELYLSESAGVPRTLYGLRDSYVLTGGSPAVDAYRSGRPLWLGPAEIARCADARRLPSQDFWLAVLPLPDGGCLVAAGERPGGFDEEDRECLGLIAEAAVSPAPDSPRATAARPTSSFDLAMDTGHLEVDREMLELFGLDPAEFDGKVESLLSMTVPEDLPTLMSVVEADHMSIGDRELEFRILQPSGEPKWLRLRGRLVPGGEGRPAHLVGTVADASKLRSGVSDVARVQRLASTLATAGTVRDVGRAVVAALRRPLRADRIALAELEGDRLVVTLLDPPEPEAWPEVWRSEWRSEWPDAPVRAMPTLEAALIEGRPAVWPAGAALEPALADVGPGGLAILPLPAGGRMAGACLIGWDDPHEFGSDERALLTASAGLAGQALTRARAFDAEHELVGMLQRSLLPRRLPRIPGAVAVARYLPTTAGLEVGGDWYDVIPLPDNHVALVIGDVQGHNAQAATLMGQMRTALRAYAVEGHPPDVVVQHANRLLMDLETDLFVTCCYVDVDLEEGTAWCVRAGHHPPVLRHPDGTTEVTVSEGGPPLGVVTQADFPMIPLRLQRGTVLALTTDGLVESAEVDIEDGLNRLAGELTASDPAHLGVVADGLLTGANRSDDVALLLLRYDGLATRPLRESWTVWRVPEAVRHARRFTRRTLRAWGVPDDSMDGALLVVSELVTNALVHTDGQVRLDITLINHRLRISVADTSPRTPIKPTSIGWEATGGRGILLVEAMSATWGTVPVSGGKQVWSEIPLDAGG; translated from the coding sequence GTGGTCAGTGAGGGCGCTGCGGAACGCGGAAAGAGGACGTTGCGTGCCGAACTTGCCCTCAAGACGCCCACCCCGGACCTGGACCCGCGCGAGCGACAGCGCCGCGTGCTCGAACACGCACTCGTCTTCGCGGGCGCGAGCGTCGTCGCGGTGTACTCGCCCACCGAGAGCGGCGACGAGCTGTACCTGTCCGAGTCGGCAGGCGTCCCCAGGACGCTCTACGGCCTGCGTGACAGCTATGTCCTCACCGGCGGCTCCCCGGCGGTGGACGCGTACCGCTCGGGCCGACCGCTGTGGCTCGGCCCGGCGGAGATCGCCCGCTGCGCCGATGCCCGCAGGCTGCCGTCCCAGGACTTCTGGCTGGCCGTCCTGCCCCTGCCGGACGGCGGGTGCCTCGTGGCGGCCGGCGAGCGCCCGGGCGGCTTCGACGAGGAGGACCGGGAGTGCCTCGGCCTGATCGCCGAGGCCGCCGTCTCCCCCGCACCCGACTCACCGCGCGCCACCGCCGCCCGGCCCACCAGCTCGTTCGACCTCGCCATGGACACCGGACACCTCGAGGTCGACCGCGAGATGCTGGAGCTGTTCGGCCTCGACCCGGCCGAGTTCGACGGCAAGGTCGAGAGCCTGCTGTCGATGACGGTCCCCGAGGACCTGCCCACGCTGATGTCCGTGGTGGAGGCGGACCACATGTCCATCGGCGACCGCGAGCTGGAGTTCCGCATCCTCCAGCCCTCCGGAGAGCCGAAGTGGCTACGGCTGCGCGGCCGTCTCGTGCCCGGCGGAGAGGGGCGCCCGGCGCACCTCGTGGGCACCGTCGCCGACGCCTCCAAGCTGCGCTCCGGCGTCAGCGACGTGGCCCGCGTCCAGCGACTCGCCTCGACCCTCGCCACCGCGGGCACCGTCCGCGACGTCGGCCGGGCCGTGGTGGCCGCGCTGCGGCGCCCCCTGCGGGCCGACCGGATCGCCCTCGCCGAGCTGGAGGGCGACCGGCTCGTCGTCACCCTCCTCGACCCTCCCGAACCCGAAGCCTGGCCCGAGGTGTGGCGCTCCGAGTGGCGCTCGGAGTGGCCCGACGCGCCCGTACGCGCCATGCCCACGCTGGAGGCTGCCCTCATCGAGGGGCGCCCCGCCGTCTGGCCCGCCGGAGCAGCCCTGGAACCGGCGCTCGCCGACGTCGGCCCCGGCGGTCTCGCCATCCTGCCGCTGCCCGCAGGCGGCCGGATGGCGGGTGCCTGTCTGATCGGCTGGGACGACCCGCACGAGTTCGGCTCCGACGAGCGCGCGCTGCTCACCGCGTCCGCGGGCCTCGCGGGCCAGGCCCTGACACGCGCCCGCGCCTTCGACGCCGAACACGAGCTGGTCGGCATGCTCCAGCGCTCCCTGCTGCCGCGGCGCCTGCCCCGGATCCCCGGCGCGGTCGCCGTCGCCCGCTATCTGCCCACCACGGCGGGCCTGGAGGTCGGCGGCGACTGGTACGACGTCATCCCGCTGCCCGACAACCACGTCGCCCTCGTCATCGGCGACGTCCAGGGCCACAACGCCCAGGCCGCCACCCTGATGGGCCAGATGCGCACGGCCCTGCGCGCGTACGCCGTCGAGGGCCACCCCCCGGACGTCGTCGTGCAGCACGCCAACCGACTCCTCATGGACCTGGAGACCGACCTCTTCGTCACCTGCTGCTACGTCGACGTGGACCTGGAGGAGGGCACCGCCTGGTGCGTACGCGCCGGACACCATCCGCCCGTGCTGCGCCACCCGGACGGCACAACGGAGGTCACCGTGTCGGAGGGTGGACCACCACTGGGCGTCGTCACCCAGGCGGACTTCCCGATGATCCCGCTGCGACTCCAGCGCGGCACGGTCCTCGCCCTGACCACGGACGGTCTCGTCGAGTCCGCCGAGGTCGACATCGAGGACGGACTGAACCGACTGGCCGGCGAACTGACCGCGTCCGACCCCGCCCACCTCGGAGTGGTGGCCGACGGACTGCTCACGGGCGCCAACCGCAGCGACGACGTGGCCCTCCTCCTGCTGCGCTACGACGGTCTGGCCACCCGCCCGCTGCGGGAGAGCTGGACGGTGTGGCGCGTCCCGGAGGCGGTCCGGCACGCCCGCCGCTTCACCCGGCGCACCCTGCGCGCCTGGGGCGTGCCCGACGACAGCATGGACGGCGCGCTCCTCGTCGTCTCCGAACTCGTCACCAACGCCCTCGTGCACACCGACGGGCAGGTCAGACTCGACATCACCCTCATCAACCACCGCCTGCGGATCTCCGTCGCCGACACCTCACCCCGTACGCCCATCAAGCCCACCAGCATCGGCTGGGAGGCCACCGGCGGCCGCGGCATCCTCCTCGTCGAGGCCATGTCGGCGACCTGGGGCACCGTGCCGGTCAGCGGTGGCAAGCAGGTGTGGAGCGAAATCCCGCTGGACGCAGGGGGATAG
- a CDS encoding acyltransferase has product MRKSMGTPLAVSPPLERPETRGRGQVLGLDGLRGLAALYVLLFHCWLLTMPGFPENSGPAWLGWLMYGRLAVVFFLVLSGFSLAISPARNGWHLGGVSRFLRRRAWRILPPYWAALALSLAVARFVVPASHFGPPTGTTILVYGFVFQDMVTAPTPNGAFWSIGVEAELYLVFPLLLLVRRRLGAVVLVAGVTILVVARGLLAPNASPVEGVNWLAPNLAPVFVAGLVGAGIVVAPEKVRRLPWHWLAALAALPVVALVVGKGSAWTVDHYFWIDLAVAPAMTMMIAAVATGRPAVLMRLLATRPMRGLGDFSYSLYLVHLPIVMIVCRKMAPHFVSPGLPAFWFTLTLALPASVLAAWLFAKLFELPFKRNRSWKSMFPARRALPGPHSSR; this is encoded by the coding sequence GTGAGAAAGAGTATGGGAACCCCACTCGCCGTCTCCCCACCGCTGGAGCGGCCCGAAACGCGTGGTCGCGGTCAGGTGCTGGGCCTTGACGGGCTCCGCGGCCTGGCGGCGCTGTACGTGCTGCTCTTCCACTGCTGGCTTCTGACCATGCCGGGCTTTCCCGAGAACTCGGGTCCCGCCTGGCTGGGCTGGCTGATGTACGGGCGTCTCGCCGTGGTCTTCTTCCTGGTGCTGTCCGGCTTCTCCCTGGCCATCTCACCGGCGCGCAACGGTTGGCACCTGGGCGGCGTCTCCCGGTTCCTGCGGCGGCGCGCGTGGCGCATTCTGCCTCCCTACTGGGCGGCACTCGCGTTGAGCCTGGCGGTCGCCCGGTTCGTGGTGCCCGCCTCGCATTTCGGACCGCCGACCGGCACAACGATCCTGGTGTACGGCTTCGTGTTCCAGGACATGGTCACGGCTCCCACGCCGAACGGGGCCTTCTGGTCGATCGGCGTGGAGGCGGAGCTCTACCTGGTCTTCCCGCTCCTCCTGCTCGTCCGACGGCGGCTGGGCGCGGTCGTCCTGGTCGCGGGCGTGACAATCCTGGTGGTCGCGCGTGGCCTGCTGGCGCCGAACGCGTCCCCGGTGGAAGGCGTGAACTGGCTGGCCCCGAACCTCGCCCCCGTGTTCGTCGCGGGACTGGTGGGCGCGGGGATCGTCGTCGCGCCGGAGAAGGTCCGGCGGCTGCCGTGGCACTGGCTCGCCGCTCTGGCCGCCCTGCCGGTTGTGGCCCTTGTCGTCGGCAAGGGGTCGGCGTGGACGGTGGACCACTATTTCTGGATCGATCTCGCCGTGGCGCCCGCCATGACCATGATGATCGCGGCGGTTGCCACCGGCAGGCCCGCCGTCCTCATGCGGCTCCTGGCCACGCGTCCCATGCGCGGCCTCGGCGACTTCTCCTACAGCCTCTACCTGGTCCACCTGCCGATCGTCATGATCGTCTGCCGAAAGATGGCCCCACATTTCGTATCGCCGGGGCTACCCGCGTTCTGGTTCACGCTGACACTGGCACTGCCCGCCTCGGTGCTGGCAGCGTGGCTGTTCGCCAAGCTGTTCGAGCTGCCGTTCAAGCGGAACCGGTCATGGAAGTCCATGTTCCCGGCACGGCGCGCGCTGCCAGGACCGCACTCCTCGCGGTGA
- a CDS encoding metallophosphoesterase, which translates to MRLLLMSDTHLPKRAKALPSQLMAELPHADVVVHAGDWVDTATLDLLEERAHRLVGVYGNNDGPALRARLPEVARVDLDGLRLGVVHETGAAQGRERRCAERYPDLDVLVFGHSHIPWDTTTGTGLRLLNPGSPTDRRRQPHHTYMTATVTEGQLTEVTLHRVDPG; encoded by the coding sequence GTGCGTCTGCTCCTGATGTCCGACACCCACCTGCCCAAGCGGGCCAAGGCACTGCCCTCGCAGTTGATGGCCGAACTCCCGCACGCCGACGTCGTCGTCCACGCGGGCGACTGGGTGGACACCGCCACCCTCGACCTGCTGGAGGAGCGAGCACACAGGCTCGTCGGGGTGTACGGCAACAACGACGGCCCGGCCCTGCGCGCCCGCCTCCCCGAGGTCGCCCGCGTCGACCTGGACGGTCTGCGCCTCGGCGTCGTCCATGAGACCGGTGCCGCCCAGGGCCGCGAACGGCGTTGCGCCGAGCGCTACCCCGACCTCGACGTCCTGGTCTTCGGACACAGCCACATCCCCTGGGACACCACCACCGGGACGGGCCTGCGCCTGCTCAACCCGGGCTCCCCGACCGACCGCCGCCGCCAGCCGCACCACACCTACATGACCGCGACCGTGACCGAAGGACAGCTGACCGAGGTGACCCTGCACCGCGTCGACCCCGGCTGA
- a CDS encoding SRPBCC family protein: MELHHEFTVPVPVDDAWRALLDVERIAPCMPGATVDDYDGKTVTGSVKVKVGPITVTYRGTAVFEEQDESAHRMVLIANGKETRGQGTARATVTGTLAERDGGTAVSVRTDLTVTGRPAQFGRGVMAEVGDKLVGQFAECLARRLGEPTERTEPSESVEPFQAAQPVHPVQPVEPIDLLRTAGPPVAKRVAVAVATAVLALVFVRIRRHRHA, translated from the coding sequence ATGGAACTGCATCATGAGTTCACCGTCCCCGTTCCCGTCGACGACGCCTGGCGGGCGCTCCTCGACGTCGAACGGATCGCCCCGTGCATGCCGGGGGCGACGGTGGACGACTACGACGGGAAGACCGTGACCGGTTCGGTGAAGGTCAAGGTGGGGCCCATCACGGTGACATACCGGGGCACCGCCGTCTTCGAGGAACAGGACGAGTCCGCGCACCGGATGGTACTGATCGCGAACGGCAAGGAGACCCGCGGTCAGGGCACGGCACGGGCCACGGTCACGGGCACGCTCGCCGAACGCGACGGCGGCACGGCGGTGTCGGTGCGGACCGATCTGACCGTCACGGGCCGTCCGGCGCAGTTCGGTCGCGGCGTCATGGCGGAGGTGGGCGACAAGCTGGTCGGGCAGTTCGCGGAGTGTCTGGCGCGGCGCCTCGGGGAACCGACCGAACGGACCGAGCCATCCGAGTCGGTAGAACCATTCCAAGCGGCGCAACCAGTCCATCCGGTTCAACCGGTCGAGCCGATCGACCTGTTGCGGACCGCCGGGCCTCCGGTCGCCAAACGCGTGGCGGTCGCGGTGGCCACCGCCGTACTGGCGCTGGTCTTCGTGCGCATACGACGGCACCGGCACGCCTGA
- a CDS encoding XdhC/CoxI family protein produces the protein MREILPALERWYAAGAPFGLATVVTVSRSAPRDPGAAMAVGPGDEVVGSVSGGCVEGAVYELAQEVVATGEARLETFGYSDEDAFAVGLTCGGEITLLIRRVTPAEDPSFAAVADSVAAGRPVTVATVIEGPAPLGATLAVWPDEVAGSLGSTGLDVAVTADARGELAQGATIRRHYGPHGERREDAVTVFLHSFAPPPRMLVFGAIDYAAAVARIGDFLGYRVTVCDARPVFATAKRFPAGVEVVVDWPHRYLRGTTTDARTVICVLTHDPKFDVPLLEEALRRPAAYIGAMGSRRTHDDRRKRLIDAGLSGDELSRLRSPVGLDLGARTPEEVAVSVAAEIVALRWGGSGAPLTATGGAIHPGPVVAPAGSVDTSGGEQHGTAS, from the coding sequence ATGCGTGAGATCCTCCCGGCGCTGGAGCGCTGGTACGCGGCGGGCGCCCCCTTCGGGCTCGCCACGGTGGTCACGGTCAGCCGCAGCGCGCCCCGGGACCCGGGAGCCGCCATGGCCGTGGGGCCCGGCGACGAGGTCGTGGGCAGTGTGTCCGGTGGCTGTGTCGAGGGCGCGGTGTACGAGCTGGCCCAGGAGGTGGTGGCGACCGGCGAGGCCCGCCTGGAGACCTTCGGGTACAGCGACGAGGACGCGTTCGCCGTGGGCCTCACCTGCGGCGGCGAGATCACCCTGCTCATCCGCCGGGTGACGCCCGCCGAGGACCCCTCCTTCGCCGCGGTGGCCGACTCGGTGGCCGCCGGCCGGCCCGTGACGGTGGCGACGGTGATCGAGGGACCGGCGCCGCTCGGGGCCACGCTCGCGGTGTGGCCGGACGAGGTGGCCGGTTCGCTGGGCTCGACCGGTCTGGACGTGGCGGTCACCGCCGACGCCCGCGGTGAACTGGCCCAGGGCGCCACGATCCGGCGGCACTACGGGCCGCACGGCGAGCGCCGCGAGGACGCCGTGACCGTCTTCCTCCATTCCTTCGCGCCGCCCCCGCGCATGCTCGTCTTCGGCGCGATCGACTACGCGGCGGCGGTGGCCCGCATCGGGGACTTCCTCGGCTACCGGGTCACGGTGTGCGACGCGCGCCCGGTCTTCGCCACCGCGAAACGATTCCCGGCGGGTGTGGAGGTCGTCGTGGACTGGCCGCACCGCTATCTGCGGGGTACGACGACCGACGCGCGCACGGTGATCTGCGTCCTGACCCACGACCCGAAGTTCGACGTGCCCCTGCTGGAGGAGGCACTGCGCCGCCCGGCCGCGTACATCGGGGCGATGGGCAGCCGTCGTACCCACGACGACCGCAGGAAACGGCTCATCGACGCCGGTCTGTCGGGGGACGAACTGTCCCGGCTGCGCTCGCCGGTCGGGCTCGACCTCGGAGCCCGTACCCCGGAGGAGGTGGCCGTGTCCGTCGCCGCGGAGATCGTCGCACTGCGGTGGGGCGGCAGCGGGGCGCCGCTGACGGCGACGGGCGGGGCGATCCATCCCGGTCCCGTCGTTGCGCCTGCCGGGTCCGTCGATACGTCTGGAGGAGAGCAGCATGGAACTGCATCATGA
- a CDS encoding vWA domain-containing protein produces the protein MVVGFARALRAAGVDASPDRVQAFLGALDTLDPGARSDVYWAGRLTLCGSQDDLERYERVFAAYFGGRPGGAPARSAPPPRTRTVLRGAGTVPRPAARAEDAVPVAVLADSTDVLRHRDFAELTADERHQLRRLRAAFTLRGEARRTARRHPARRGAVDPRRTVRELLRGGGEPARLRHRARADRPRRVVLLVDVSGSMGPYADALLRFAHAALHGPRTGGAARGTRTEVFTIGTRLTRVTRELEHRDPDTAMAALAAAVPDWRGGTRLGEMLRGFLDRWGRRGMARGAVVVVLSDGWERGDPALLAEQMRRLHRLAHRVIWANPRKARPGYAPLAGGMAAALPSVDAFVEGHSPAALERLAAVVRGADS, from the coding sequence GTGGTCGTCGGGTTCGCCCGTGCGTTGCGCGCCGCGGGCGTCGATGCCTCGCCCGACCGCGTACAGGCCTTCCTGGGCGCGCTCGACACGCTCGATCCCGGTGCGCGCTCGGACGTGTACTGGGCGGGCCGTCTCACCCTGTGCGGGAGCCAGGACGACCTGGAGCGCTACGAGCGGGTCTTCGCGGCGTACTTCGGCGGCCGGCCCGGCGGCGCCCCTGCCCGGTCCGCTCCCCCGCCACGGACCCGGACGGTCCTGCGCGGCGCCGGTACGGTGCCCCGCCCCGCGGCGCGGGCCGAGGACGCCGTACCCGTGGCCGTGCTGGCCGACTCCACCGACGTACTGCGCCACCGGGACTTCGCCGAGCTGACCGCCGACGAACGCCACCAGCTGCGGCGGCTGCGGGCCGCGTTCACCCTGCGCGGCGAGGCCCGGCGCACCGCGCGGCGGCATCCGGCCCGACGGGGCGCCGTCGATCCGCGGCGCACGGTACGGGAGTTGCTGCGCGGCGGCGGGGAGCCGGCGCGGCTGCGGCACCGGGCGCGAGCGGACCGGCCGCGCCGGGTGGTGCTGCTCGTGGACGTGAGCGGCTCGATGGGGCCGTACGCGGACGCGCTGCTGCGTTTCGCGCACGCGGCCCTCCACGGCCCCCGCACCGGTGGGGCCGCACGGGGCACCCGCACGGAGGTCTTCACGATCGGTACCCGGCTGACCCGGGTGACCCGTGAACTGGAGCACCGGGATCCCGACACGGCCATGGCCGCGCTCGCGGCGGCGGTTCCGGACTGGCGTGGCGGCACCCGGTTGGGTGAGATGCTGCGCGGCTTCCTGGACCGGTGGGGGCGGCGGGGCATGGCGCGCGGCGCGGTGGTCGTCGTGCTGTCCGACGGCTGGGAGCGTGGCGATCCGGCCCTGCTCGCGGAGCAGATGCGCCGCCTGCACCGGCTCGCGCACCGGGTGATCTGGGCGAATCCGCGCAAGGCCCGACCCGGGTACGCGCCCCTCGCCGGTGGGATGGCCGCGGCGCTGCCGAGCGTGGACGCGTTCGTCGAGGGACACAGTCCGGCCGCGCTGGAGCGGCTGGCGGCGGTGGTGAGAGGAGCGGACTCTTGA
- a CDS encoding MoxR family ATPase has translation MHEVSGPAEVRARLEKTGYLVDDGLAVACYLALRLHRPLFCEGDAGVGKTALASALAEAMDAPLIRLQCYEGIDASQALYDWDFPRQLLHLRAAEAAGVTDADRLEGELYDRRFLVTRPLLRALETQPSVLLVDEIDRADDEFEAFLLELLSEYTITIPELGTLRAQLPPVVVLTSNRTREVHDALKRRCLYHWFDHPGFARELAIVRRRLPRVTERLAEQVTALAQALRAEDLVKPPGVAETIDWAEALDALGASEVDAELAVATLGSVLKYREDTERARGLDLAAILAARGT, from the coding sequence ATGCACGAGGTGAGCGGTCCGGCGGAGGTGCGGGCCCGCCTGGAGAAGACGGGGTATCTCGTCGACGACGGGCTGGCCGTGGCCTGCTACCTGGCGCTGCGGCTGCACCGGCCGCTGTTCTGCGAGGGCGACGCGGGCGTGGGCAAGACCGCGCTCGCGTCCGCCCTGGCCGAGGCGATGGACGCTCCGCTGATCCGGCTCCAGTGCTACGAGGGCATCGACGCCTCCCAGGCCCTGTACGACTGGGACTTCCCGCGTCAGCTGCTGCACCTGCGGGCGGCCGAGGCGGCGGGCGTGACGGATGCCGACCGGCTCGAAGGGGAGCTGTACGACCGGCGGTTCCTCGTCACGCGTCCACTGCTGCGGGCGCTGGAGACCCAGCCGTCGGTGCTCCTGGTCGACGAGATCGACCGCGCGGACGACGAGTTCGAGGCGTTCCTGCTGGAGCTGCTGTCCGAGTACACGATCACCATTCCGGAACTGGGCACCCTGCGGGCGCAGCTGCCGCCCGTCGTGGTGCTGACCTCGAACCGGACGCGCGAAGTGCACGACGCGCTGAAGCGAAGGTGCCTCTACCACTGGTTCGACCATCCCGGGTTCGCCCGTGAACTCGCCATCGTACGGAGGCGGTTGCCGCGGGTCACGGAACGGCTGGCCGAGCAGGTGACCGCACTCGCACAGGCCCTGCGCGCCGAGGACCTGGTCAAGCCGCCCGGGGTCGCGGAGACCATCGACTGGGCGGAGGCCCTGGACGCGCTGGGGGCGAGCGAGGTGGACGCGGAGCTGGCGGTGGCGACCCTGGGCTCGGTGCTGAAGTACCGGGAGGACACCGAGCGGGCACGGGGGCTGGATCTGGCGGCGATCCTCGCGGCACGGGGGACGTGA